GGGATAGCAATATATAACAATATTAAAATTAAGGTGAAATAATGAGAGATGTGGCTATAATAGGATATGGACAAACGAAATTTGGAGAATTATGGGATAAATCTTTTAGAGATACAATTGTAGAGGCTGGAGCAAATGCAATAATAGATGCAAATATTGAGGGTGCCGACATTGATGCCATGTATATCGGAAATATGAGTGGAGGTTTGTTTGTAGGGCAGGAACATATATCTTCGCTTATTGCCGACTACACGGGATTTAATCCAATTCCATGCACCAGAGTAGAAGCCGCCTGTGCATCTGGAAGTTTAGCTATTAGAAGTGCATATTTATCTGTTGCTAGTGGTGCCCATGATGTGGTTTTAGCTGGAGGAGTAGAAAAAATGACAGATGTTGAAGATGCTACTTCGGCAATAGCTACGGCAGCCGACCAAGAATGGGAATCATTTTTTGGGGCAACATTTCCATCATTATATGCCATGATGGCAAAAAGATATATGTATGAATTTGGAATGACAATTGACGAATTATCTATGTGGAGCGTTATAGCTCATGACAACGCATCAAAAAACCCTTATGCACAATTTCAATTTAAAACTACGCTGGAAAAAGTTTTAAATGCTTCGCCTGTGGCTGACCCCCTTACACTTATGCACTGCTCTCCTGTTTCAGAT
The window above is part of the Methanococcus aeolicus Nankai-3 genome. Proteins encoded here:
- a CDS encoding thiolase domain-containing protein gives rise to the protein MRDVAIIGYGQTKFGELWDKSFRDTIVEAGANAIIDANIEGADIDAMYIGNMSGGLFVGQEHISSLIADYTGFNPIPCTRVEAACASGSLAIRSAYLSVASGAHDVVLAGGVEKMTDVEDATSAIATAADQEWESFFGATFPSLYAMMAKRYMYEFGMTIDELSMWSVIAHDNASKNPYAQFQFKTTLEKVLNASPVADPLTLMHCSPVSDGGAALIICDADKAEEYAPKDEIMYIRASTQASDTIALHSRKSMTTLNAAKVASEQAYKLAGVDANKIDVAEVHDCFAINGLILLEDLGFCKKGEAKTVIGQEEKIRIDYDNFVTVNPSGGLKAAGHALGATGIRQVGEIYWQLKQDKNCKNRQVQINNGYGITANVGGTGGTVCTHIISDKRK